The Deltaproteobacteria bacterium genome window below encodes:
- a CDS encoding glycine--tRNA ligase subunit beta, with amino-acid sequence MERDYLLEIGCEEIPAGLVGPALWFGGQQFAEILKKARFVFDRVDIYGTPRRLAYVIRNLSDRQRASEEKVLGPPKSVAYDKEGKPTKAALGFAKAQGVELSDLGLFPTDRGEYLGIVKAQAARPVAEVLPEVVAGWIPTIPFKKSMRWADLDVRFVRPVHWIVSLYGDQVLPLSFGNVTAGRTTYGHRFLSPGSIDLSKTDEYLDKLAAADVFVDLEVRKEKIRAGIKEAEAQTGRKWVEDEPLVEIVANLVEYPVVMVGRFEEKYLSLPREVLITSMRVNQKYFVFEDDKGNLFPGFAFVSNMRVPDNRVVIAGNERVIRARLSDAEFYYGDDLKKTLFDRAEKLKNVLFQADLGMYWEKIERMADISGYVASIGFPAKEKDCRRAAYLAKADLTTGVIKEFPELQGVMGRHYALKTGEKQEVAQSVYEHYLPKGQSDDLPSTDVGAAVAVADKIDMVCGCFGVGLIPSGTADPYGLRRHTLGILSILEARGLRVPIEGLVDLSLSTLTGKLKSPKDEVKRKVMEFIQGRLFNLWTAQGTPGDLADAVISAGLTDMTDLRSKLNALVAFRSDPAFEPLAEVFKRAINITKAYSGQLAISEILFEHNEERALHTAANDVSGRVSAAAKDGRYSEAFREMARLQPLVSAFFEKVLVMAKDEKVKTNRLALLKNLSNLFAGVADFSKVSASKA; translated from the coding sequence ATGGAACGCGATTACCTGTTGGAAATAGGATGCGAAGAGATCCCGGCCGGGCTGGTGGGACCCGCACTGTGGTTCGGCGGCCAGCAGTTCGCCGAGATATTGAAAAAAGCCCGCTTCGTCTTCGACCGGGTCGACATCTACGGAACCCCCAGGCGGCTCGCCTACGTCATCCGAAACCTTTCGGACCGGCAGAGGGCTTCCGAGGAAAAGGTCCTGGGCCCGCCGAAAAGCGTTGCCTACGACAAGGAAGGAAAACCCACCAAGGCTGCGCTCGGGTTCGCGAAGGCGCAGGGTGTGGAGCTGTCCGATCTCGGCTTGTTCCCCACCGACCGCGGAGAATACCTGGGAATCGTGAAGGCGCAGGCCGCCCGGCCGGTAGCAGAGGTCCTCCCCGAGGTGGTGGCGGGGTGGATTCCCACGATACCGTTCAAGAAGTCGATGCGCTGGGCGGACCTGGACGTGAGGTTCGTGCGGCCCGTCCATTGGATCGTTTCGCTTTACGGTGATCAGGTGCTGCCCCTGTCCTTCGGAAACGTCACCGCGGGCCGCACGACATACGGGCACCGTTTTCTTTCCCCGGGTTCCATCGACCTGTCGAAGACCGATGAATATTTAGACAAGCTGGCTGCGGCCGACGTGTTCGTGGACCTGGAAGTCCGCAAGGAGAAGATCCGCGCGGGCATCAAGGAGGCTGAAGCGCAGACAGGCAGGAAGTGGGTGGAAGACGAGCCGCTGGTGGAGATCGTGGCGAACCTGGTTGAGTACCCCGTGGTGATGGTGGGCCGGTTCGAGGAAAAGTACCTGTCCCTGCCGCGGGAGGTCCTCATCACCTCAATGCGCGTCAACCAGAAATATTTCGTGTTCGAGGACGATAAGGGGAACCTGTTCCCCGGTTTCGCCTTCGTATCGAACATGCGCGTCCCGGACAACCGCGTGGTGATCGCCGGTAACGAGCGCGTAATCCGCGCCCGCCTTTCCGACGCGGAGTTCTACTACGGGGACGACCTGAAAAAAACCCTGTTCGACCGGGCGGAAAAGCTGAAGAACGTCCTGTTCCAGGCTGACCTCGGCATGTACTGGGAGAAGATCGAGCGGATGGCGGATATCTCCGGATACGTCGCCTCGATAGGGTTCCCCGCGAAGGAGAAGGACTGCCGGAGGGCTGCGTACCTCGCCAAGGCGGACCTGACGACGGGCGTTATCAAGGAATTCCCCGAATTGCAGGGTGTAATGGGACGGCACTATGCGCTCAAGACCGGAGAGAAGCAGGAGGTAGCGCAGTCCGTCTACGAGCACTACCTGCCCAAGGGCCAGTCCGACGACCTCCCGTCGACCGACGTGGGGGCCGCAGTCGCCGTTGCGGACAAGATCGACATGGTGTGCGGTTGCTTCGGCGTGGGTCTTATCCCTTCCGGCACCGCGGACCCGTACGGGCTGCGCCGTCACACGCTGGGGATCCTCTCCATCCTGGAAGCGCGGGGGTTGCGCGTTCCCATCGAGGGGTTGGTGGACCTTTCGCTATCCACACTGACGGGAAAGCTGAAATCCCCCAAGGACGAAGTGAAGCGGAAAGTGATGGAATTCATCCAGGGCCGGCTGTTCAACCTCTGGACCGCGCAGGGCACACCGGGAGACCTGGCAGATGCAGTGATTTCCGCCGGACTGACCGACATGACGGACCTTCGGTCGAAACTGAATGCGCTCGTCGCGTTCCGCTCCGACCCCGCATTCGAGCCGCTCGCCGAGGTATTCAAGCGGGCGATAAACATCACCAAGGCATATTCGGGACAGCTCGCGATATCGGAAATCCTCTTCGAGCACAACGAGGAGAGGGCGCTGCACACGGCCGCGAACGATGTTTCCGGCAGGGTCTCGGCCGCTGCGAAGGACGGCCGGTACTCGGAAGCGTTCCGGGAGATGGCGCGGCTCCAGCCGCTGGTGTCCGCTTTCTTCGAGAAGGTGCTGGTGATGGCGAAGGACGAAAAGGTGAAAACCAACCGCCTGGCGCTCCTGAAGAATCTCTCCAACCTGTTTGCCGGCGTGGCGGATTTTTCTAAGGTAAGCGCGTCCAAGGCGTAA